A genomic window from Clostridium aceticum includes:
- a CDS encoding AtpZ/AtpI family protein, whose product MSTQKGKGNLLENLALISQVGISMIVPIIGGLYAGRWIDTKIGTQPIFLFIFIVMGVGAAFVNLFKITTKDVKKNKRK is encoded by the coding sequence ATGTCGACGCAAAAGGGAAAAGGAAATCTACTAGAAAATCTTGCGCTTATAAGCCAAGTAGGTATATCCATGATCGTACCTATAATTGGAGGTCTTTATGCAGGCAGATGGATAGACACTAAGATAGGGACACAGCCGATATTTTTATTTATCTTTATTGTGATGGGGGTAGGGGCTGCTTTTGTCAACCTCTTTAAAATTACAACGAAGGATGTCAAAAAGAACAAAAGGAAGTGA
- the atpE gene encoding ATP synthase F0 subunit C, giving the protein MENTNFIMMFLEWLMSFDRRAIILAASAIGAGLAMIAGIGPGVGQGYAAGKGAEAVSYNPKSSKQATMIMLLGAAVAETSGILSLVIALIMLFANPLVNLQGSAIVVAASAIGAGLSMIAGIGPGIGQGYAAGKGTEMVGKRPRHQSAVVRAMFLGQAVAQTTGIYAMIIALVLMFANPLIGLL; this is encoded by the coding sequence TTGGAAAACACAAACTTTATTATGATGTTTTTAGAATGGCTGATGTCTTTTGATCGCAGGGCCATCATCTTAGCAGCTTCTGCTATAGGTGCAGGACTTGCAATGATTGCAGGTATTGGTCCAGGGGTAGGGCAAGGCTATGCTGCCGGTAAGGGAGCAGAAGCCGTAAGCTATAACCCTAAAAGCTCAAAGCAAGCTACAATGATTATGCTGCTGGGGGCAGCGGTGGCGGAAACTTCGGGGATCTTATCTCTAGTTATTGCTCTAATTATGTTGTTTGCTAACCCATTAGTAAACCTACAAGGATCAGCGATTGTTGTTGCAGCCTCAGCCATTGGTGCAGGACTTTCTATGATCGCAGGTATTGGACCTGGTATAGGTCAAGGTTATGCTGCAGGTAAAGGAACTGAAATGGTAGGAAAAAGACCTAGACATCAATCTGCTGTTGTAAGAGCTATGTTTTTAGGTCAGGCGGTAGCTCAGACCACTGGTATTTATGCTATGATCATAGCATTAGTGCTGATGTTTGCTAACCCGCTTATAGGATTGCTTTAA
- a CDS encoding ATP synthase subunit I → MDGIWDTQLKIIKGVLIVNGIIGAVAVFIAKPPMPFLTGLVFGTIIALLNFRLLSLTLNKAVKMQPHQARAYAASRYILRYIIIGMVLYISVKAEHIHALGTIAGIITLKFVVLQKELFNNKQYFKNIFKRKEAE, encoded by the coding sequence ATGGACGGTATATGGGATACGCAGTTGAAAATTATCAAAGGTGTCCTAATAGTAAATGGGATCATAGGAGCTGTAGCAGTTTTTATAGCGAAGCCTCCAATGCCTTTTCTAACAGGATTAGTGTTTGGCACCATCATTGCCTTACTTAACTTTAGACTACTTTCTCTTACACTAAATAAGGCAGTGAAAATGCAACCTCATCAGGCGAGAGCCTATGCTGCATCTAGGTATATCCTTCGCTATATTATCATAGGGATGGTTTTATACATATCAGTCAAAGCGGAACATATTCATGCACTGGGAACGATTGCCGGTATAATCACATTGAAATTTGTTGTACTGCAAAAAGAATTGTTTAATAATAAACAATATTTTAAAAATATATTCAAAAGAAAGGAGGCAGAATAA
- the atpF gene encoding F0F1 ATP synthase subunit B: protein MQQGLVEFGWTFIFQIVNTLIIFLVLRRFLFKPTTEFMENRTKSIEDAIEEATTKNKEAEEIKAQYEVKLDNIKDERNQIIKEATKRADEKGDEIIKAAQAEAQKIIEKGQQDIQREKQKTLNELKDQISTLAIMAASKVIEEELNEKAHKKMIEQFIKEVGETQWQN, encoded by the coding sequence ATGCAACAAGGATTAGTGGAATTTGGATGGACCTTTATTTTCCAGATAGTGAATACACTTATTATATTTTTAGTCCTTAGACGTTTCTTATTTAAGCCTACAACGGAATTTATGGAAAATAGAACAAAAAGTATAGAGGATGCCATCGAAGAGGCAACCACAAAAAATAAAGAAGCAGAAGAAATCAAGGCACAATATGAAGTAAAGTTAGATAATATCAAAGACGAAAGAAACCAAATCATCAAGGAAGCTACAAAGCGTGCTGATGAAAAAGGCGATGAGATTATCAAGGCTGCTCAAGCAGAGGCTCAAAAAATTATAGAAAAAGGGCAACAAGACATTCAAAGAGAAAAACAAAAGACATTAAACGAATTAAAAGATCAAATCTCTACATTGGCGATTATGGCAGCTTCTAAGGTGATCGAAGAAGAGTTAAATGAAAAGGCTCACAAAAAGATGATCGAACAATTTATTAAAGAGGTAGGGGAAACACAATGGCAGAACTAA
- the atpB gene encoding F0F1 ATP synthase subunit A has product MEFGPKVLFELPFLGGIPITETVVNTWIIMIVLTVFAVIGGKGFKKIPKGKQNVVEVIVDAINNLTMQTMGKDKKAFASYMGSLFFLLLFANLLGLLGLRPPTADMNTTFALAILTFIIIHSSGVKRKGLGYFKGFLEPFPLLLPMNIISEIATPISLSFRLFGNIVGGLIIMSLLYGGLIGISSMVGLGAFPIFQAGIPVVFHLYFDVFAGVLQTFIFMMLSMVFISIAMD; this is encoded by the coding sequence ATGGAGTTTGGCCCAAAAGTCTTGTTTGAACTTCCCTTTTTAGGTGGGATTCCTATCACAGAAACTGTAGTCAACACATGGATCATCATGATTGTGCTTACAGTGTTTGCCGTCATTGGCGGCAAAGGTTTTAAAAAGATACCTAAAGGGAAACAAAATGTCGTAGAAGTCATAGTAGATGCTATCAACAATCTGACAATGCAGACGATGGGGAAAGACAAAAAAGCTTTTGCTAGCTATATGGGAAGCTTGTTCTTTCTATTATTGTTTGCCAACCTATTAGGTCTTTTAGGACTCAGACCCCCGACAGCTGATATGAACACAACCTTTGCACTAGCTATTTTAACATTCATCATCATTCACAGTTCTGGGGTAAAAAGAAAGGGTCTTGGTTACTTTAAAGGATTTTTAGAACCTTTTCCTTTATTGTTACCAATGAACATTATCTCAGAAATAGCTACACCAATATCTCTTTCTTTCCGTCTGTTTGGTAACATTGTAGGCGGACTGATCATTATGTCCTTGCTGTATGGCGGCTTAATAGGCATTAGTAGTATGGTGGGATTAGGAGCATTCCCAATCTTCCAAGCTGGGATTCCAGTGGTGTTTCATCTGTACTTTGATGTTTTTGCAGGTGTACTGCAAACCTTTATCTTCATGATGTTATCAATGGTATTTATTTCAATCGCAATGGATTAA
- the atpE gene encoding ATP synthase F0 subunit C, with amino-acid sequence MEPITGRALVLAASAIGAGLAMIAGIGPGIGQGYAAGKGAEGVGRQPEAQADIVRTMLLGAAVAETTGIYGLIIALILLFANPLINLL; translated from the coding sequence ATGGAACCAATTACAGGTAGAGCATTAGTATTAGCAGCTTCAGCTATAGGAGCAGGATTAGCGATGATCGCAGGTATCGGACCTGGTATAGGTCAGGGGTATGCCGCTGGTAAAGGTGCAGAAGGGGTAGGAAGACAACCAGAAGCTCAAGCAGATATCGTTAGAACAATGTTACTAGGTGCAGCGGTTGCGGAAACAACTGGTATCTACGGATTAATTATTGCTTTAATCCTATTATTTGCAAATCCACTGATCAACCTATTGTAG
- a CDS encoding F0F1 ATP synthase subunit delta, translating into MAELIAKKYAKALFEVAQEDNTLQPIREELAFIQAALEENQDFKKLLHTPLITSNEKKEIVKNVFKEKVSTEMLNFLYILVDKGRANHFEEIVKEFNMMADASKNMVEAVAVTAIPLNKERLQKLQVQLSMASGKNVKLNNEVDENVIGGVLIKMGDKVIDGTLKSRLGHLKQQLSQVIL; encoded by the coding sequence ATGGCAGAACTAATAGCAAAAAAATATGCCAAGGCCCTATTTGAAGTTGCTCAAGAAGATAATACGCTTCAGCCTATTAGAGAAGAATTAGCTTTTATTCAAGCAGCATTAGAGGAGAATCAAGATTTTAAAAAATTACTACATACTCCCTTAATTACGTCTAATGAGAAGAAGGAAATTGTTAAAAACGTTTTCAAAGAAAAAGTAAGCACTGAAATGCTGAACTTTCTTTATATTCTTGTAGATAAGGGAAGAGCTAATCATTTCGAAGAGATTGTAAAAGAATTTAACATGATGGCGGACGCTTCTAAAAATATGGTGGAGGCTGTTGCAGTAACAGCAATACCCCTTAATAAGGAAAGATTGCAAAAATTGCAGGTGCAGCTTTCCATGGCTTCAGGTAAAAATGTTAAATTAAACAATGAAGTAGATGAAAATGTGATTGGTGGTGTCCTCATAAAGATGGGGGACAAGGTAATAGATGGAACATTAAAAAGTCGACTTGGACATTTGAAGCAGCAGTTGTCGCAAGTTATATTATAG